The Leptolyngbyaceae cyanobacterium region TTAATCTTGGCAGAATATCTCGCCGAAACGGTACACGCCAAACTCATTTTAATAGAACACCCTGATGTACCTGAAAGAGATGAGTGGGGACAGAAGAAACTTCAGAGAATTAAGGAACTCAGTTCGGAGGTTTTGTTAATTCGGGCTGATGTGGCGAATGAAGCTGAAATGAGAAATGCGATCGCGCAAGCCTGCGAAAAATTCGGTCAAATTAACGGCGTTATTTATGCTGCTGAAACAAATGCCGATGCTTCATTTTCCTCAATTCAAAAAACCACTATTATAGAATGCGAATGGCATTTTAAACCGAAAGCTTCCGGTTTACTTGTTTTAGAAAAGCTTTTGCGAGATAAGTCTGTTGATTTTTGCATTTTACAATCCTCTATAGCCTCTTTAATTGGTGGATTTGTTGCCTATAGCGCCGCTAATATTTTTATGGATGCTTTTGCCCGCAAACATGATAAAGTTAACTCCATAAATTGGATAAGTGTAAATTGGGAAGGCTGGCAATTTTGGGAAGAAAGACAGCTAACTTCTACGGGGAAAACTGCTGAATTAGCGTTACTTCCCCAAGAAGGAATAGCCGCTTTTCAACACCTTTTATCAATTCCTCAAGTATCGCAAATCGTTATTTCTACCGCCGATTTATCTGCTAGAATTAAGCAACGAAATCGGCATCAAACAGCAGAGAAAGTTGCTGCTAATTCTGGTAATAGAAGTCACTTATTAACTTCCTACGTTCCCCCAAATAATGAAATTGAAGCAACCATTATTAGGATATGGGAAGAACTAATCGGTATTGAACCTATTGGCATTCACGATAACTTTTTTGAACTGGGAGGACATTCTCTATTAGCAGTGCAAACTGTGTCGAGAATCCGCGAGTTATTTCAAGTGGAATTGCCTTTAAGAAATCTTTTATTTGATACTCCCACTGTTGCTCAATTGGCGGAAGCGATCGCCGAAAAACAAGCTAATTCAAAATTAGATGAAATGGCACAACTATTAAAAGAGATAGAAAATTTATCTCCCGAACAAATCCAAATCGAACTCGATCGAGAAAGCAAAGAGGGGGTGCGATAAAATGAACGATATCGAACAACGAATTGCGGCACTTTCACCCGCACAACGGGCATTATTTGAACAGAGACTAAAACAAAAAGGTTTGGGAACTAAAAGCGTTTCTACTCAAATTTCAGCCATTCCCAAACGCCAAAGTTCTGATGCACCGCCTTTATCTTTGGCGCAAGAAAGATTTTGGCTGATGCACCAGTTGGAATCGGAAATTCATTTATATAATGAATCCAACTTGTTTCGCTTCACGGGTAAACTGAACGGCGAAGCTTTAGAAAAAAGCTTAAATGAAGTTATTAAACGCCATGAAATTCTTCGCACTAATTTTCAGCTTTTAGATGGACAACCCGTACAAATTATTGCTTCTGACCTCACTTTAAAGTTGCCAATTATCGACCTTCAGGAAGTTTCAGAAAGCGATCGAGAAGTAAAAGTTAAACAAATTATTCAAAAAATTTCTAGCCGTCCTTTCGATCTAACGCAAGGGGCGCTATTACGAGCCATTTTATTAAAAATTAAACCTAACGAACATTTATTTCTCGTCACGATGCACCACGTTCTTTGTGATGGGTGGTCGATGAAAATTTTCTTTCAAGAATTAGCTAATTTTTATCAAGCTTTTAGTGAAAATAAACTTTTAAATCTACCAAAACTGCCTATTCAATATGCAGATTTTGCGATTTGGCAAAGGGAGAAAATAGCACGACAAGAATATGCCAATCATTTAAGTTATTGGAAACAGCAATTAGCCGGAACTTTACCCGTATTAGAGTTACCCACAGACTATCCTCGTCCCGCTGTACAAAGTTTCCGAGGGGCAAGAACTAGCCTGATATTATCGGAAAATTTGACTCAGGTATTGAAATCTTTGAGTCAGCGGGAAGGCGTTACTTTGTTCGTGATGTTGTTAACTGCATTCAAAATATTGCTTTACCGTTATACAGGTCAATTAGATTTATTAGTAGGAACGCCAATTAGCGATCGTACTAAGATCGAAGCCGAGCGTTTAATTGGCTGTATGCTCAATACTTTAGTGTTGCGAACTGACTTATCAGGCAACCCTAGTTTTCGTCAATTATTAACACGAGTTCGGGATGTCACTTTAGCAGCTTATACCCATCAAGCATTGCCATTTGAACAGTTAGTAAAAGAATTACAGCCTAACCGCGATCTCAGCCACTCGCCTTTATTTCAAGTGCTGTTTGTATTTTTGGAAGCACCGCTATTATCACTAGAATTGCCCGGTTTAGTGATGGAACCTTTAATGGTAGATAGCGGTATTTCTAAATTCGATCTCACTCTATATTTGGAGGATAGCAAGCAAGGCTTAATTGGCGTTGTAGAGTATAATACCGATCTTTTTAAATCGGAAACGATCGCTCGAATGTTAGGGCATTTCCAAACATTATTAGAAGGTATCGTTACCGATCCAGAACAGTCGATCGCGAATTTACCCTTGCTAACAAAATCCGAAAAGCAGCAGTTTAGGGAGTGGAATCGCACCGAATCCGATTATCCCCAAGCTTGTATTCACGAACTATTTGAGATGCAAGTAGAACGCACACCCGATGCAGTAGCAGTTGTTTTTGAAGGAAAAATATTAACTTATCGGGAGTTGAATCAACGAGCGAATCAATTAGCGCATTACTTGCGGGAGTTAGGCGTTAGTGCAGAACAATTTATCGGCATTTGTGTAGAGCGATCGCTATCTATAATAATTGGCTTATTAGCCATCCTAAAAGCAGGTGGTGTTTATGTGCCGCTCGATCCAGAATATCCGCCAAACCGTTTAGCTTTCATGGTGAAAGATACGGGAGTGTCGTTATTACTAACTCAAGAAAAGTTTGCCGATAAATTACCGGAAATTAACGCTAAAAAAGTTTATCTTGATTCAAATGTTTGGACAACACACAGTACCGCCAATCCTACTAATTTAGTTACACTAGACAACTTGGTTTATACTATTTATACTTCCGGTTCTACGGGTAAACCAAAAGGTGTTTTAATTTTTCATGGTGCTTTAACTAATTGTTTAATCGCTTTTCAACAAAAATTAGGACTCTCTGGCGGCGATACATTTTTATCAGTTACTACTTTATCTTTTGATATTGCTGCATTAGAGCTTTATTTACCTTTAATTTTAGGCAATCGCTTAATTATTGCTAGTCGAGAAGTTGCTACTGATGGCACTCAATTATTAAAGTTAATTCACTCTTCTGGCG contains the following coding sequences:
- a CDS encoding condensation domain-containing protein, with product MNDIEQRIAALSPAQRALFEQRLKQKGLGTKSVSTQISAIPKRQSSDAPPLSLAQERFWLMHQLESEIHLYNESNLFRFTGKLNGEALEKSLNEVIKRHEILRTNFQLLDGQPVQIIASDLTLKLPIIDLQEVSESDREVKVKQIIQKISSRPFDLTQGALLRAILLKIKPNEHLFLVTMHHVLCDGWSMKIFFQELANFYQAFSENKLLNLPKLPIQYADFAIWQREKIARQEYANHLSYWKQQLAGTLPVLELPTDYPRPAVQSFRGARTSLILSENLTQVLKSLSQREGVTLFVMLLTAFKILLYRYTGQLDLLVGTPISDRTKIEAERLIGCMLNTLVLRTDLSGNPSFRQLLTRVRDVTLAAYTHQALPFEQLVKELQPNRDLSHSPLFQVLFVFLEAPLLSLELPGLVMEPLMVDSGISKFDLTLYLEDSKQGLIGVVEYNTDLFKSETIARMLGHFQTLLEGIVTDPEQSIANLPLLTKSEKQQFREWNRTESDYPQACIHELFEMQVERTPDAVAVVFEGKILTYRELNQRANQLAHYLRELGVSAEQFIGICVERSLSIIIGLLAILKAGGVYVPLDPEYPPNRLAFMVKDTGVSLLLTQEKFADKLPEINAKKVYLDSNVWTTHSTANPTNLVTLDNLVYTIYTSGSTGKPKGVLIFHGALTNCLIAFQQKLGLSGGDTFLSVTTLSFDIAALELYLPLILGNRLIIASREVATDGTQLLKLIHSSG